GAAGAAGGTAGACGgagctttctctcttcattttcccCATTCGCTTTCGTGTCCTTGCTACTACCCTAAAACGCATTCCCGCCAGGCCCACTGCTCTAGATTATTGGTATATTGTATGATTCTGACCCATATCGTTATAGCAATCACCCCGGGTCGTTCTTCCACTCCGTTAACTCGTCAATCGATTCCACGAATGATCCGACGGAGAGTAACAATCACCCTGCTAGCCTGCGATCTACCAGCATGGGTAATCTGTTGAAAACAGACCTAAACCAGACTCCACCCGAAAACGCAGAATTCCTCGCGCCCATCAATTTTGATGACTTCCACAACAGCATAATAGCGGAATCAAGTCTCAATCAGTTTCCCTTGCCCCGAAGCGGAGGCACTGCTTCAGGCTTTCCCCCAATCAATCCCGCCCCGAATAAGAATGATGAAAACGGGATGTCTAGACGGTTGAGGAGCAACTCTATCAGGAGGAAAAGTGTGACCATTAGCAACCCTCCGAGCGACTCAGTACCATCCCGGCCGCCGACATTGGCTACAGCTACTCGGAGTCGCCGTCAAAGTCTCGCCCAACCGTCAAATGCAAGCAGCGCTGCTCCACGAACTTCGCGTAAATCGATAGGACAAGGTTCGATTCCGTCTGCGAGGCGACAAAGCTTGTCGAGTAGGAAGGCTAGTGCCGACGCAAGCCACAACTTGCTGCATCCACGCACGCAAAATCTAGAATCTATGCCAAACGATGCAACGAGACTACCAACCAGTGCGCGAAATATCAAGGCTAAATCCCTACAGCCTCCGTCAAGGGAACCTCGCGAAGCCTTTCTGACGACCTCTGGATCTGCGGATCATTCCAGATCTTCGTCAACCAATGCCGTCCGAACGCCAGTCAAGAATGCACAAGCACCGCTTACGACCCCATCATCTACATCAAAAAGGGTTTCTGTAATGCCCCCGCACGCGACAGGCTTAGGGGCTCGTACTATAAGTCCGACGGATGCACGACGGCTGAAGCGTATGTCAACGGCACCTCAGGCGCCTCCTTTGCCTTATACTCCTCCGACTCAGACCGATTCATTACCTGTCCGTCCTCGCTCATGCGCCCAGTCGCCGTCTTACATCCCTCGGAAGAGTGTGACACCTTCCTCCAACAGAACTACCCCGGATCCTTCCCGTAAATCCTATAGCTCTGGGTTATCTTTGTCGTCGACCACGAGTCATAACTCGGCAAGGAATTCCGGGGGTTCATTACAAACCCGGCTTGCTCAGGCTGCATCATCTTCTAGGCTCCCTACGCCTAAACCTCGTGTAGAGCACACTGTGCCAGCAGACGAGGAAGTCCCTCCTGTTCCTGCTATTCCTAAAGCCTACGAGTCTCCGAAAGGGGAGCCTGAGCAACCAAATTGCACAGCTCCTCGCAAATCGCACATTCCGGTGGATATTGCTGTTTTGAAAGGCAAATCGGACACGGAGTCGGACACAAACCCTACAGCTAGTGCAACAGAAGATGATACAATGGATCTACCCGCCAAACGAGCATTGAAGACTCCAGAAGCCAAGCACAAACCAACTGCTAGCTTGGGCAGAAGGAACCTTCAGCCGCTGAAATTGCCGCCGTTGAATCTGTTGCCTTTGGGTACACCAATGACTAACAAGATCCAAGCCATGAAAGACCGAGAGGAGGATGCGAAATCACATACGCCAACGGGTCAGGTTGTCGCGAAGACTCCAAGTACCCCTCTTACTGCCTCGAAAGCTAATTTCTTCGCTGTCGAAGACGACGCTGTACCACGCACACAAGCGAGGAGCAGCACCGCACATTTTGTTGTGAGTACGTCTTCGGGTGCTACCTTGAGGACAGCCAGCAGCTCCAGCGCATTAGCATCTTTCGAAAACACATCAGTTGGTGCAAGGACAAATTCGCCTTATGTCTCGTACTCGCTCCCTAAGAGCAACAGTGATGTTAATAATCTCCGCCAAAAGGCTAGTGCAGATTACTCTTCCAGAGTGTCACAGTCTCACAAGTTGACGGGTCCACGTCCTCAAACTCAATCAtctgctttctcttccaatgcagAAACAATCAGTCAGATCTCTACCCCGTCTGATCCCGACAACAACAGCACTTCTGGGTCCTCTTTCATGAATAAGATCACGATAACCCGCCACAGGAGCAATTCTCGACCTCAGCAGGTAACGGACGCAAATACAGACCCCACTAAACTCGAGCCCATGCCGCCACCTAAGCTTCCAGCGTCTGCAACCTGGAATAACCTATCAACGGCGAAGAATACAAGTCCCACGCTAAAGCCAAGCTATTTCAAGTCAAAGCGACAGGTCTCTGTATCAAACGCGGCAGCCTCGCCAATACGGAAACCCAGTTTCAGTAGCGAACAGAGTCTTTCTTTAGAACACAGCATTTCGAACGAGTCGCGTCATAGTGATGCCCCATCCCACCGTTCTGCATCATCGATCCTCTCCCCAGTTCACAGAATACTCAACTCTGCGAAGTCGAACGCTGCCATGAACTCCACTTCTTCCGATCCAAACGTTGACCCCGATATCCAAATCGCTGACGACGAGATGCGGAAACTTAATGGCAGGCGAAAAGATTTCGAAAACGCGGCGAAAGAGTTAGATGAACTGCGCCGCAAAGCTGGGCCGAAGGAGCGTGTCAGCCCAGCTCAGGCTCTCAAAATGGCAAATCTGAATATCTTTGAGCGTGGTGAAATTATTGACTTCAAAGATATCTTTTTCTGCGGAACCCAACATGCAAAGAAACATGTCGGAGACTTGAATGCACAAGCCGCTAACTTTGGCTACGATGATGATCGCGGTGATTACAATATTGTCATTGGGGACCACTTAGCCTACAGATACGAAGTCATCGACGTTCTGGGCAAGGGAAGCTTTGGTCAAGTTCTAAGATGTGTTGATCACAAAACGGGCGGGTTGGTTGCTGTGAAAATCATCCGCAACAAGAAGAGGTTCCACCAGCAAGCCTTGATTGAGGTTAATCTGCTTCAAAAGCTCAAAGAGTGGgatcctcatcgtcggcatAGCGTTGTCAATTTCACCCAAAGCTTCTACTTCAGGGGACACCTCTGCATATCTACAGAACTGCTGGGAATGAACTTATATGAGTTCATCAAAGCCCATGACTTCAAAGGATTCTCTGTCAAACTCATTCGCCGTTTTACGAAACAGATTTTGAGTACGCTGGTGCTTCTCCACACCAAAAAAGTCATCCACTGCGATCTCAAGCCGGAGAACATTCTCCTTGTACACCCAATGAGTTCCGAGATCAGAGTCATCGACTTTGGCTCTAGCTGCTTCGAGAACGAGAAGGTCTATACCTATATCCAGAGTCGCTTTTATCGCTCACCAGAAGTCATTCTTGGCATGTCATACGGCATGCCCATTGACATGTGGAGTCTAGGATGTATCCTGGCTGAGCTGTACACGGGATATCCCATCTTCCCGGGAGAGAATGAACAAGAGCAGCTTGCCTGTATCATGGAGGTTTTCGGGCCTCCAGAGAAACACTTGATCGAGAAGAGTACACGGAAGAAGCTCTTCTTTGATTCCTTGGGCAAACCGAGATTAACGGTCTCCTCAAAAGGTCGACGTCGGCGTCCAAGTTCGAAGGAGCTCAGGCAGGTCCTGAAATGCGACGACGAGGCTTTCCTCGACTTCATCTCCCGCTGCCTTCGTTGGGACCCGTCCCGCCGTCTTAGCCCGCACGATGCCCTCAGGCATGAATTCCTAACAGGGCTCAAAATGCCCTCGCGGTCTAGGACATATACAGCGAGCTTGAATTCCCCGGCCAAGCGGGGGAATACTCTATCAACCCCGTCGTCAGGGCGCCCTCTTCCAGAACCACCTGGCACGAGTCTCAAGCATGGCACCTTTCTGCGTAGCCGAGATGTCTCAGGTAGCTCTCCAGTCAAGCCAATAGCCGGGAAGCGCCACTCAACTGTGAGTGGTGTCCAACCGTCCACCCCCAAGCGAAGTACAACTACTTCTACAACGACTCCTGGGTCAGCATTGCCTCGCGTTGCTGGTAGGAGCATCAGTGGAAAACCAGACCTCGCAACAGCGGCGGCTGCGACCAGCCTGGTGAGTTGAATGCTCTACCAAAATCGGCGTACGGCCTGCTAACCATTATCAGAGAACTAAATAAGGCTGGGTGCTAacttctttctatcttcttcgtttgccttttcattttgtttcttcccATTGCATCTTTGTAATAATAATTGTTTGACTATTAAGTTGCATGAAGAGGTCGGGAATGTTTGCGGTTTTGTACACCTTTCATGATTCAAACTGCGCCGATAGAGGTGGACGAGGAAAGAGTTCATCTTATACCCTTGAGCATTTGTATGCTTTTACACGATGCCTTCGTTTTGTCTCCTTCTTTGAGCATACTGTTTGCAATTCTGTTACGACCTCAGAAGCCAGCTTATTGCTCCACATTGCATGTCTAACCCCTTGTCGCTCGCTGACTATAATTTCCTCTTGGATTTTATCATtacactttttttttactctttccATATCTGCCCGATGTTTTACCCATATCGATGGACTCGATGGTATTTTCCATTCACACAGGACATTGTATACTTAcacttctttttgttctgtCACTTCACTTTTCAGCTCTACCCATGGTCGTGGATGGTGGGAGGGTCAGGAGTCATGGGTTATGTTAGAATCAGAGCATCGATGCATATACTGACGAAGACaagtatagttaattatCATAAACATTCATAGATTCCGGACGGTGTACATATAATGGAAATTCAAGGAATGGACGGGCATGTCCATCGCAACGAGAAAGATGTCGTTATACAAGTAAACAAACAGTAGTGTATACAAAAGGTGGTCGATGATAAACCGATAGATCAGATAAGATCTCCCGATAAGCAGCGAATTGAATACTTGGCCTCAAGCGCGCAACTGCTCCGCCTCCATTGTTCTTCCCCGACCATTCATTCCCACCCTGACACCCACTCCCCGGCCCAATTGGCGTCCAttcattttcccttctcttcgatTCTCATTCATGCCTTGATCTATTGATTTTATCCACCCCTTGCGATACAGATTCGTCATGAATGGCTTCGCATCGCACGACCTCGATGAGGGTGCGTTCGGGGAGAAGTCCGGGCTGCAGGGCGGCCTGAAGACATTCGACGCATTCCGTACGTCTCTTGGACGAAACCAAAGCCCACAGTAAATATGAAGAAATAAACTAACATACACGGTCCAGCCAAAACCAAACCCGACTACACGGCTCCCTCCCGTCGAGGCGGCCAATGGACCGTCCTgatcctcctcatctgcagcgtattctccatctccgaaTTCAAAACGTGGTTCAAAGGCTCCGAGAACCACCACTTCAGCGTCGAAAAGGGCGTCTCCCACGACCTCCAGCTGAACCTTGACATCGTCGTCCAGATGCCCTGCGACGCCCTACACGTCAACATCCAAGACGCCTCCGGCGACCGCATTCTCGCCGGCGAGCTGCTGAAGAAGGACCCCACCAGCTGGAAGCTTTGGACGGACAAGCGCAACTACGACCACGAGTATCAGACGCTTAGTCGCGAGGAACCGAGCCGGTTAGAGGCGCAGGAGGAGGACGCCCATGTGCGCCATGTGCTGGGTGAGGTGAGACACAACCCCAGGAGGAAGTTCCCCAAGGGTCCCAAGCTGCGGAGAGGAGATGCTGTCGATTCGTGTCGCATTTATGGAAGTCTGGAGGGAAATAAGGTGCAGGGGGATTTCCATATCACGGCAAGAGGTCATGGGTATAGGGATATGGGGGGACATTTGGATCATTCGagtatgttttctttttctttttttcctccttctctccgcacacacacacactctctctctccctttgACTCCCTTGGTGATTCGCGTATTGGCTATAGAGCCTAGGATCAGAACTAATACATCACAGCATTCAACTTCTCCCACATGATAACCGAACTCTCCTTCGGACCCCACTACCCAACCCTCCTCAACCCCCTCGACAAGACCATCGCAGCCACAGAATCCCACTACTACAAGTACCAATACTTCCTCTCCGTCGTCCCCACAATCTACTCTAAGGGCCACCAAGCCGCCCTCGACAGCACCCTCTACACCTCCAAACCCAGCCACTCCAAGAACGTCATCTTCACAAACCAATACGCAGCCACCAGCCAGGGCGCCGAGCTGCCCGAAAACCCCTACTACATCCCGGGCATCTTCTTCAAGTATAACATCGAGCCCATCCTGCTCATGATCAGCGAGGAGCGGAGCAGTTTCTTGTCGCTGTTGATTAGGCTCGTGAATACCGTTTCCGGGGTTATGGTTACTGGGGGTTGGCTTTATCAGATTGCGGGGTGGGGTGGGGAGCTGCTTaggagggggaggaagaagaggtcgGAGGGTGTGCTTGATGGGAAGTTGACGGATGAGTAgttgatattttttttcttcttcttttgttgtttgggtTGTTGGGTTGTGATTGATTTGAACGGTGTCTTGTTTTCGGTGTTCCTTGTTTGTACTATTTCCCCGTTTGTTGTTTGTCTATTACTTGATAGATATCAGTACAGCTACAAGAATCTAAGACATTCGAAAAGACGTGATAGTGAAGGAGATAATAAAGAATGAAACATCATCGATTGGGATATCTACGCATCCGCCGTACTCCATCCAACCACAGTCCGTGAACATGAACATGAACCTTCTCATAAACAATAATACATAAAGAGATGACCAGCTTAACTATGAAATATAAGTCTAGATCTCGAATATCTCACCCATTCCCACTCCAGCTCCTTCCGCTCCAGCCCGGCTGTCAACCAGATCCAGCCGCCAGCCATGCCagtccttgagcttcttcttaATCTCGCGGACCCATTCGACGCGCTTGCgagcttcttcctcggcctgGGCGCGGGCAAACTCTGCCTCATCGAACTCGTCGTCGAAGTTCTCCTCGGATAGGAGCTCGAGACTGCCCCGTGCCGCGGGAGGGTGCTGTTTATTCGAGGGGGCGCGGGCTCTGTTCCCGTACGTGTTACCCCCAGTAAAAGCAGCCAGTCCGCTAGAGAGGACAGTCGAGAAGGACGAATGCTGCTGCATGCTGCGTCGGCGGGCGTGTTCAGGAGCTCCACCGACGAGGTCAACATCGTCGAAAGCATTGGCAGCCTGGTTGGCATTGGAAGCATAAGCGACACTCGGTTCACGGCCATGAGCAATTTCCTCGCGTTTCTCCTTCCACACTCCGCGACGGAGGTCAAATATTTCGCCTTCCAAGTCACGGATTCGGCGCTCCAGACGGGACCGTTCTTCGTCCTCGAGTTCGTCGATGCCGTCGTCGTCCGCGCCAACGGCGTTGCGCTTGCGAAGCGTCTCCTGCTCTTCCTTCAACCGGAGATTCTCATTCTCGGCGCTGGCTAGTCGGCTCCGGAGCTGTGCGACCTCTTGTTCTGTCTTCTCGCTCTCGCGCAGGCGGGCTTGGTGCCGTGTTTCTGACTCCTTGTGCAGGTTGCCCATTGCTTCGATCTTTTTCTCGAGAGTTTCGATCTTCTTTTCAGATTCAAATTTGCTTTCCTTGGCTTCCGAGAGCTCCCGTTCTAGGTTCTTGATCTGGGTTTCTGTGGACGTCTTGTCCATTCCTTCCTTGACGGCTTTCTCTGAAGCACGGGTTAAGGCATTCTTAGTCTCCGTGAGTTCGCTCTGCGTACTCTCCAGCGTTGCTTCGGTGCTTGACAGTTTCTGTTCCAGGGCCTTGATCTGCGCCTCATGGGCGCTACTCGATGAGGACTGATCCGTGAGCTGAGCGCGCAGATTCGAAATCTCAAGCTCCATAGCCTCAATCGTGGCAGACTTCGACTCAAGCTGCTGCACAAGATCTGCGGGAGGGGACTCTGACGAGGCCGGTGACGCAGTACTCCGATGCGTCTTCTGCAGATGCGAGTTCTGTCTCTGGAGCGAGGCAATCTCCGCTTTCTATAACCACCGTCAGTAACAGATCCAATATTGTAACCATAGCCATTGT
This DNA window, taken from Aspergillus flavus chromosome 5, complete sequence, encodes the following:
- a CDS encoding protein kinase, whose product is MPEKLPAQPYSEKGQSRKVQSRSSSPSRNEDSGSGGKIHPARWKYSHCSWPLMSFCCTAEGPPRRRLQKHASTPFLSEASYSSTETRGSIPNVTSRRRFSIRDQRAPQGPRPQEPARRSNHPGSFFHSVNSSIDSTNDPTESNNHPASLRSTSMGNLLKTDLNQTPPENAEFLAPINFDDFHNSIIAESSLNQFPLPRSGGTASGFPPINPAPNKNDENGMSRRLRSNSIRRKSVTISNPPSDSVPSRPPTLATATRSRRQSLAQPSNASSAAPRTSRKSIGQGSIPSARRQSLSSRKASADASHNLLHPRTQNLESMPNDATRLPTSARNIKAKSLQPPSREPREAFLTTSGSADHSRSSSTNAVRTPVKNAQAPLTTPSSTSKRVSVMPPHATGLGARTISPTDARRLKRMSTAPQAPPLPYTPPTQTDSLPVRPRSCAQSPSYIPRKSVTPSSNRTTPDPSRKSYSSGLSLSSTTSHNSARNSGGSLQTRLAQAASSSRLPTPKPRVEHTVPADEEVPPVPAIPKAYESPKGEPEQPNCTAPRKSHIPVDIAVLKGKSDTESDTNPTASATEDDTMDLPAKRALKTPEAKHKPTASLGRRNLQPLKLPPLNLLPLGTPMTNKIQAMKDREEDAKSHTPTGQVVAKTPSTPLTASKANFFAVEDDAVPRTQARSSTAHFVVSTSSGATLRTASSSSALASFENTSVGARTNSPYVSYSLPKSNSDVNNLRQKASADYSSRVSQSHKLTGPRPQTQSSAFSSNAETISQISTPSDPDNNSTSGSSFMNKITITRHRSNSRPQQVTDANTDPTKLEPMPPPKLPASATWNNLSTAKNTSPTLKPSYFKSKRQVSVSNAAASPIRKPSFSSEQSLSLEHSISNESRHSDAPSHRSASSILSPVHRILNSAKSNAAMNSTSSDPNVDPDIQIADDEMRKLNGRRKDFENAAKELDELRRKAGPKERVSPAQALKMANLNIFERGEIIDFKDIFFCGTQHAKKHVGDLNAQAANFGYDDDRGDYNIVIGDHLAYRYEVIDVLGKGSFGQVLRCVDHKTGGLVAVKIIRNKKRFHQQALIEVNLLQKLKEWDPHRRHSVVNFTQSFYFRGHLCISTELLGMNLYEFIKAHDFKGFSVKLIRRFTKQILSTLVLLHTKKVIHCDLKPENILLVHPMSSEIRVIDFGSSCFENEKVYTYIQSRFYRSPEVILGMSYGMPIDMWSLGCILAELYTGYPIFPGENEQEQLACIMEVFGPPEKHLIEKSTRKKLFFDSLGKPRLTVSSKGRRRRPSSKELRQVLKCDDEAFLDFISRCLRWDPSRRLSPHDALRHEFLTGLKMPSRSRTYTASLNSPAKRGNTLSTPSSGRPLPEPPGTSLKHGTFLRSRDVSGSSPVKPIAGKRHSTVSGVQPSTPKRSTTTSTTTPGSALPRVAGRSISGKPDLATAAAATSLRTK
- a CDS encoding putative COPII-coated vesicle protein yields the protein MNGFASHDLDEGAFGEKSGLQGGLKTFDAFPKTKPDYTAPSRRGGQWTVLILLICSVFSISEFKTWFKGSENHHFSVEKGVSHDLQLNLDIVVQMPCDALHVNIQDASGDRILAGELLKKDPTSWKLWTDKRNYDHEYQTLSREEPSRLEAQEEDAHVRHVLGEVRHNPRRKFPKGPKLRRGDAVDSCRIYGSLEGNKVQGDFHITARGHGYRDMGGHLDHSTFNFSHMITELSFGPHYPTLLNPLDKTIAATESHYYKYQYFLSVVPTIYSKGHQAALDSTLYTSKPSHSKNVIFTNQYAATSQGAELPENPYYIPGIFFKYNIEPILLMISEERSSFLSLLIRLVNTVSGVMVTGGWLYQIAGWGGELLRRGRKKRSEGVLDGKLTDE
- a CDS encoding putative myosin heavy chain, embryonic smooth muscle isoform, which produces MADDEERTKAEKLAAAKKRVAQLQKQKKKANKKTSGSEAFTAKETKESSPSTEDKQQVEEGQPQATEESKEEPKPTDDAQEKPEDQQQTQDEPKQLPTEQPTSPSPSTEPQPAVKADTPSRHGRQPSLSIQSKMRSSSFRKGSVSQGSASPSPSAMLKSPSLPPLTADGESVHEVYRKQAGRIEEVEKENRRLEKELEEATGRWKKTEEQLEEFREASVDVAELKEKLAKAEEKVGEVEELKAEIASLQRQNSHLQKTHRSTASPASSESPPADLVQQLESKSATIEAMELEISNLRAQLTDQSSSSSAHEAQIKALEQKLSSTEATLESTQSELTETKNALTRASEKAVKEGMDKTSTETQIKNLERELSEAKESKFESEKKIETLEKKIEAMGNLHKESETRHQARLRESEKTEQEVAQLRSRLASAENENLRLKEEQETLRKRNAVGADDDGIDELEDEERSRLERRIRDLEGEIFDLRRGVWKEKREEIAHGREPSVAYASNANQAANAFDDVDLVGGAPEHARRRSMQQHSSFSTVLSSGLAAFTGGNTYGNRARAPSNKQHPPAARGSLELLSEENFDDEFDEAEFARAQAEEEARKRVEWVREIKKKLKDWHGWRLDLVDSRAGAEGAGVGMGEIFEI